One part of the Mauremys mutica isolate MM-2020 ecotype Southern chromosome 21, ASM2049712v1, whole genome shotgun sequence genome encodes these proteins:
- the EXOSC10 gene encoding exosome component 10 isoform X2, which produces MAAAGGRGSRSAAVKTGRIMDTGSDGSTEEPLGGCSDTVLPGFRDADSFVKHALGTVVAATKASNGLPQPGDEYDFYRSFPGFRAYCETQGDRLLHCMSKVMQYHGCRSHIKDRSKATELEDKFDLLVDSNDVILERVGILLDEAAGVNKNQQPILPAGMQLPKTIVSSWNRKSGESHRTKSETFRLLHAKNITRPQLRFREKIDNSNTPFVPKLFVKPNALKPLPEALAKSRRERKERPEDLDVPAALADFLHQQRTQQTEQDMFAHPYQYELEHFVPPDEALEKPQLQMYRPVEDTPCHFISTLDELVELNEKLVSCKEFAVDLEHHSYRSFLGLTCLMQISTRMEDFIIDTLELRSDMYILNEAFTDPAIVKVLHGADSDVEWLQKDFGLYLVNMFDTHQAARLLNLGRHSLDHLLKLYCHVETDKRYQLADWRIRPLPEEMIHYARDDTHYLLYIYDKVREALWERGNGQPTQLQVVWQRSKDICLKKYIKPIFSEDSYLELYRRQKKHLNTQQLTAFKLLFAWRDKMARQEDESTGYVLPNHMLMKIAEELPKEPQGIIACCNPIPPLVRQQINEMHLLIQQAREMPLLKSETATAVKKKGSLPNPERLENHLFGPHDNTRVPLDDIQNPSALEPAPVLECGSLFSDSEGEMDGTRILPNSACLVATATISIFSEPDVDEGNEKNLTVAQQKAQRIMESFENPFRMYLPSEQNPAHISQSAKFDPSSKIYEISNRWKLMSQAQLQKEAKEEAKKKAVQQRAAREQMQKECKATAENIVSVRQQAAEQASKKRERVTSEPGTDTPKQEKKRPKASQQPEEQEMPKQFTPFDYSKSNFKVFAGNSKSKQSSQFDPAKQAHTGKKFSGASKLQHPAGSKSMSYLAGKSDRGSKHSWPKR; this is translated from the exons CATGCACTTGGCACTGTGGTGGCTGCTACTAAGGCATCTAATGGGCTCCCTCAGCCTGGAGATGAATATGACTTCTATCGCAGTTTTCCTGGATTCCGGGCATACTGTGAAACGCAAGGTGACAGGCTGCTTCACTG TATGAGCAAGGTGATGCAGTATCATGGCTGTCGCAGTCACATCAAGGATCGCAGCAAAGCAACAGAGCTGGAAGATAAATTTGATTTGCTGGTTGACTCCAATGATGTAATTCTTGAAAGAGTG GGTATTTTACTGGATGAAGCAGCAGGAGTGAACAAGAATCAGCAGCCTATCCTCCCTGCAGGGATGCAACTCCCAAAGACAATCGTTTCCAGCTGGAACCGTAAG AGTGGAGAATCCCACAGAACAAAGTCTGAAACCTTCCGATTGTTACATGCCAAGAATATCACTCGACCACAGCTCAGATTTCGAGAGAAGATTGACAATTCCAACACTCCCTTTGTACCTAAGCTTTTTGTCAAACCCAACGCTCTGAAACCGCTGCCTGAAG CACTCGCAAAAAGCAGGCGGGAGCGAAAGGAGCGTCCTGAAGACTTAGATGTACCAGCTGCTCTGGCCGATTTCCTCCATCAACAGAGAACTCAGCAGACTGAACAAGACAT GTTTGCTCATCCTTACCAGTATGAACTGGAGCACTTTGTTCCACCAGATGAAGCTCTCGAGAAACCACAACTTCAG ATGTACAGGCCTGTTGAAGACACACCCTGCCATTTCATCTCCACCTTGGATGAGTTGGTAGAACTGAACGAAAAGCTCGTAAGCTGCAAAGAATTTGCTGTGGATTTGGAG CACCATTCCTATAGGAGTTTCCTGGGCTTGACATGTCTGATGCAGATTTCCACCCGGATGGAAGATTTTATTATTGACACCCTGGAGCTACGTAGTGACATGTATATTTTGAATGAGGCCTTCACAGACCCTGCTATTGTGAAG GTCCTTCATGGTGCCGACTCAGATGTGGAGTGGCTACAGAAAGATTTTGGTCTGTACTTAGTGAACATGTTTGATACTCACCAGGCTGCCCGTCTCCTCAACCTTGGCAGGCACTCCCTGGACCACTTGCTAAAACTCTATTGCCACGTGGAAACTGACAAGCGGTATCAGCTGGCTGACTGGAGGATTCG CCCTTTGCCAGAGGAAATGATCCATTACGCCCGAGACGACACTCACTACCTGCTCTACATTTATGATAAAGTGAGAGAGGCACTGTGGGAGAGAGGAAATGGACAGCCCACTCAGCTGCAGGTGGTGTGGCAGCGCAGCAAGGACATCTGCTTGAAG AAATACATCAAACCCATCTTCTCAGAGGACTCCTACCTCGAGCTCTACAGGAGGCAGAAAAAGCATCTCAACACACAGCAGCTAACAGCTTTTAAATTGCTCTTTGCCTGGAGGGACAAGATGGCACGCCAAGAGGATGAGAGTACAGG GTATGTGCTACCAAACCATATGCTAATGAAGATAGCAGAGGAACTGCCCAA AGAACCCCAGGGCATCATTGCTTGCTGCAACCCGATCCCACCACTAGTCCGCCAACAGATCAACGAAATGCATCTCCTCATCCAACAGGCCCGAGAGATGCCTCTGCTCAAG TCTGAAACTGCAACGGCGGTAAAGAAGAAAGGGTCTCTGCCCAATCCAGAG AGGCTGGAGAATCATTTGTTTGGACCTCATGACAATACACGTGTTCCTCTGGATGATATTCAGAACCCCTCAGCCTTAG AACCTGCACCAGTTCTGGAATGTGGGAGCCTCTTTTCAGACAGCGAGGGGGAGATGGACGGCACAAGGATATTACCCAATTCCGCATGTCTTGTTGCTACAGCCACCATCAGTATATTCAGT GAGCCTGATGTGGATGAAGGGAATGAGAAGAACTTAACAGTCGCACAGCAGAAGGCTCAGCGCATAATGGAGTCCTTTGAAAATCCGTTTAGAATG tATCTGCCTTCAGAACAGAATCCTGCCCACATCTCACAATCAGCAAAGTTTGACCCATCATCAAAAATTTATGAA ATCAGCAATCGGTGGAAGTTGATGAGTCAGGCACAACTGCAGAAAGAGGCAAAGGAAGAAGCCAAAAAGAAAGCAGTACAGCAGAGAG CCGCCCGTGAACAGATGCAGAAGGAGTGCAAAGCAACAGCAGAGAATATTGTCTCAGTCCGTCAGCAAGCTGCG GAACAGGCCAGCAAGAAGAGGGAGAGAGTCACCAGTGAACCAGGAACAGATACCCCGAAACAAGAGAAGAAACGGCCAAAAgcctcccagcagccagaggagcaggaaaTGCCAAAGCAGTTCACCCCCTTTGATTACAGCAAGTCTAACTTCAAGGTGTTCGCTG GAAACAGCAAATCCAAGCAGTCATCCCAGTTTGATCCAGCCAAGCAGGCCCACACAGGCAAG AAATTCTCTGGAGCCAGCAAACTTCAGCACCCAGCTGGAAGTAAAAGCATGTCCTACCTGGCAGGGAAAAGTGATCG GGGCTCCAAGCACAGCTGGCCAAAAAGATAG
- the EXOSC10 gene encoding exosome component 10 isoform X1, which translates to MAAAGGRGSRSAAVKTGRIMDTGSDGSTEEPLGGCSDTVLPGFRDADSFVKHALGTVVAATKASNGLPQPGDEYDFYRSFPGFRAYCETQGDRLLHCMSKVMQYHGCRSHIKDRSKATELEDKFDLLVDSNDVILERVGILLDEAAGVNKNQQPILPAGMQLPKTIVSSWNRKSGESHRTKSETFRLLHAKNITRPQLRFREKIDNSNTPFVPKLFVKPNALKPLPEALAKSRRERKERPEDLDVPAALADFLHQQRTQQTEQDMFAHPYQYELEHFVPPDEALEKPQLQMYRPVEDTPCHFISTLDELVELNEKLVSCKEFAVDLEHHSYRSFLGLTCLMQISTRMEDFIIDTLELRSDMYILNEAFTDPAIVKVLHGADSDVEWLQKDFGLYLVNMFDTHQAARLLNLGRHSLDHLLKLYCHVETDKRYQLADWRIRPLPEEMIHYARDDTHYLLYIYDKVREALWERGNGQPTQLQVVWQRSKDICLKKYIKPIFSEDSYLELYRRQKKHLNTQQLTAFKLLFAWRDKMARQEDESTGYVLPNHMLMKIAEELPKEPQGIIACCNPIPPLVRQQINEMHLLIQQAREMPLLKSETATAVKKKGSLPNPERLENHLFGPHDNTRVPLDDIQNPSALEPAPVLECGSLFSDSEGEMDGTRILPNSACLVATATISIFSEPDVDEGNEKNLTVAQQKAQRIMESFENPFRMYLPSEQNPAHISQSAKFDPSSKIYEISNRWKLMSQAQLQKEAKEEAKKKAVQQRAAREQMQKECKATAENIVSVRQQAAQEQASKKRERVTSEPGTDTPKQEKKRPKASQQPEEQEMPKQFTPFDYSKSNFKVFAGNSKSKQSSQFDPAKQAHTGKKFSGASKLQHPAGSKSMSYLAGKSDRGSKHSWPKR; encoded by the exons CATGCACTTGGCACTGTGGTGGCTGCTACTAAGGCATCTAATGGGCTCCCTCAGCCTGGAGATGAATATGACTTCTATCGCAGTTTTCCTGGATTCCGGGCATACTGTGAAACGCAAGGTGACAGGCTGCTTCACTG TATGAGCAAGGTGATGCAGTATCATGGCTGTCGCAGTCACATCAAGGATCGCAGCAAAGCAACAGAGCTGGAAGATAAATTTGATTTGCTGGTTGACTCCAATGATGTAATTCTTGAAAGAGTG GGTATTTTACTGGATGAAGCAGCAGGAGTGAACAAGAATCAGCAGCCTATCCTCCCTGCAGGGATGCAACTCCCAAAGACAATCGTTTCCAGCTGGAACCGTAAG AGTGGAGAATCCCACAGAACAAAGTCTGAAACCTTCCGATTGTTACATGCCAAGAATATCACTCGACCACAGCTCAGATTTCGAGAGAAGATTGACAATTCCAACACTCCCTTTGTACCTAAGCTTTTTGTCAAACCCAACGCTCTGAAACCGCTGCCTGAAG CACTCGCAAAAAGCAGGCGGGAGCGAAAGGAGCGTCCTGAAGACTTAGATGTACCAGCTGCTCTGGCCGATTTCCTCCATCAACAGAGAACTCAGCAGACTGAACAAGACAT GTTTGCTCATCCTTACCAGTATGAACTGGAGCACTTTGTTCCACCAGATGAAGCTCTCGAGAAACCACAACTTCAG ATGTACAGGCCTGTTGAAGACACACCCTGCCATTTCATCTCCACCTTGGATGAGTTGGTAGAACTGAACGAAAAGCTCGTAAGCTGCAAAGAATTTGCTGTGGATTTGGAG CACCATTCCTATAGGAGTTTCCTGGGCTTGACATGTCTGATGCAGATTTCCACCCGGATGGAAGATTTTATTATTGACACCCTGGAGCTACGTAGTGACATGTATATTTTGAATGAGGCCTTCACAGACCCTGCTATTGTGAAG GTCCTTCATGGTGCCGACTCAGATGTGGAGTGGCTACAGAAAGATTTTGGTCTGTACTTAGTGAACATGTTTGATACTCACCAGGCTGCCCGTCTCCTCAACCTTGGCAGGCACTCCCTGGACCACTTGCTAAAACTCTATTGCCACGTGGAAACTGACAAGCGGTATCAGCTGGCTGACTGGAGGATTCG CCCTTTGCCAGAGGAAATGATCCATTACGCCCGAGACGACACTCACTACCTGCTCTACATTTATGATAAAGTGAGAGAGGCACTGTGGGAGAGAGGAAATGGACAGCCCACTCAGCTGCAGGTGGTGTGGCAGCGCAGCAAGGACATCTGCTTGAAG AAATACATCAAACCCATCTTCTCAGAGGACTCCTACCTCGAGCTCTACAGGAGGCAGAAAAAGCATCTCAACACACAGCAGCTAACAGCTTTTAAATTGCTCTTTGCCTGGAGGGACAAGATGGCACGCCAAGAGGATGAGAGTACAGG GTATGTGCTACCAAACCATATGCTAATGAAGATAGCAGAGGAACTGCCCAA AGAACCCCAGGGCATCATTGCTTGCTGCAACCCGATCCCACCACTAGTCCGCCAACAGATCAACGAAATGCATCTCCTCATCCAACAGGCCCGAGAGATGCCTCTGCTCAAG TCTGAAACTGCAACGGCGGTAAAGAAGAAAGGGTCTCTGCCCAATCCAGAG AGGCTGGAGAATCATTTGTTTGGACCTCATGACAATACACGTGTTCCTCTGGATGATATTCAGAACCCCTCAGCCTTAG AACCTGCACCAGTTCTGGAATGTGGGAGCCTCTTTTCAGACAGCGAGGGGGAGATGGACGGCACAAGGATATTACCCAATTCCGCATGTCTTGTTGCTACAGCCACCATCAGTATATTCAGT GAGCCTGATGTGGATGAAGGGAATGAGAAGAACTTAACAGTCGCACAGCAGAAGGCTCAGCGCATAATGGAGTCCTTTGAAAATCCGTTTAGAATG tATCTGCCTTCAGAACAGAATCCTGCCCACATCTCACAATCAGCAAAGTTTGACCCATCATCAAAAATTTATGAA ATCAGCAATCGGTGGAAGTTGATGAGTCAGGCACAACTGCAGAAAGAGGCAAAGGAAGAAGCCAAAAAGAAAGCAGTACAGCAGAGAG CCGCCCGTGAACAGATGCAGAAGGAGTGCAAAGCAACAGCAGAGAATATTGTCTCAGTCCGTCAGCAAGCTGCG CAGGAACAGGCCAGCAAGAAGAGGGAGAGAGTCACCAGTGAACCAGGAACAGATACCCCGAAACAAGAGAAGAAACGGCCAAAAgcctcccagcagccagaggagcaggaaaTGCCAAAGCAGTTCACCCCCTTTGATTACAGCAAGTCTAACTTCAAGGTGTTCGCTG GAAACAGCAAATCCAAGCAGTCATCCCAGTTTGATCCAGCCAAGCAGGCCCACACAGGCAAG AAATTCTCTGGAGCCAGCAAACTTCAGCACCCAGCTGGAAGTAAAAGCATGTCCTACCTGGCAGGGAAAAGTGATCG GGGCTCCAAGCACAGCTGGCCAAAAAGATAG